The Phenylobacterium immobile (ATCC 35973) genome contains the following window.
GCGTCGCACAGGCAAGACCGAGTGGATGGTGATCGTGCCAGGCGTGACAATGCTCCTGGCGATCCCAGCTCAGCTGGCCTTTATCTTCGGGGGGCCGGTGTGGCTGTCATTGCTGGGCGGCTGCACGGCCACTTTCTTCATGGCCTTCAAGAACGCGCCGATGGTCGCCGAGGCCCTCGACCGTGTCCCGGCCTCCAGCCGCAGCCTAGCTGGGGCCATGATGCTGATCGGCGCCAATGTGCTGGGCCAAGGCTTCGGGCCCTTGTTCACCGGGATGCTGAGCGATCTGCTCTTGCCAACCCTGGGCAAGGTCGAAGCCATCCGGTGGGCCTTCATGCTGTCGCCGATCCTGGGCGTGGCGGGCGGTCTTATGCTCCTTTTGAACCTCCGTGCGTTCCGTCGGAACGTCGAGGGTCAAGGCTAAGGCCCAGGACGGACTAGCTCGGCTATTCGCGCCAGGAACAGCCCGGGCCACGACGGATTTGCGTGAAAGCGCCAACAGGGCGACTGTCGCCGATCCCGGTGGATTTCGAAGAATGAAGATCATCGTGCTCGGCGCCGGCGTCATCGGTGTCACCACGGCCTATTTCCTGGCGCGCGACGGGCATGAGGTGACGGTCGTCGACCGCCAGCCCACAGTCGCCAACGAGACCAGTTTCGCCAACGCCGGTGAAATCTCGCCAGGCTACGCTTCGCCCTGGGCCGCGCCCGACGTGCCACGCAAGGCGCCCTCTTGGCTGCTGATGGAGCACGCCCCCCTGATCCTGCGGCCGAAGTTCGATCTGGCCATGGCGACGTGGCTGCTGGCCGTGGCGCGCAATTGCACGCCGGATCGCTACGCACTGAACAAGCGCCGGATGGTGCGGCTGGCCGAATACAGTCGAGACCGGCTCGACGCGCTCCGTGCTGAAACTGGCATCGCCTATGACGAGCGCATGCGCGGCACGCTGCAACTCTTTCGCAAGCGTTACCAACTGGATGGCGCGGCCAAGGACATCGCGGTCCTGCAAAGCGGCGGCGTGCCCTTCGAAGTCCTCGACGTGCAAGGTTGCATCGCGGCCGAGCCGGGCCTGGCCCACGCTCGCGAGCCCTTTGTGGGCGGCCTGCGACTGCCCCACGACGAAACCGGAGACTGCCACATGTTCACCCAGGCGCTCGCCGGGATGGCGCAAGCCCTGGGCGTCGACTTCCGGCTGGGCGTCAAGATCGAGGCGCTCGCCGGTCAGGGCGGCCGGATCACGGGTGTCAGGACCGAGCACGGCGTGATCGTCGGCGACGCCTATGTCGTGGCCCTGGGCAGCTATTCTCCCGCGATGATCCGACCGTTGGGCCTGCGGCTTCCAGTCTATCCGGTGAAGGGCTTTTCAATCACGGCCCCGATTGTCGACGAACCCCGAGCACCGGTCTCGACCCTGCTGGATGAAAGCTACAAGGTCGCGATCACGCGCCTGGGCAATCGCATCCGCGTCGGCGGAATGGCGCAGATTTCCGGCTTTGACCTGTCGCTGGACCCGCGGCGGCGGCGAACGCTGACGCATTCCCTGCA
Protein-coding sequences here:
- a CDS encoding D-amino acid dehydrogenase → MKIIVLGAGVIGVTTAYFLARDGHEVTVVDRQPTVANETSFANAGEISPGYASPWAAPDVPRKAPSWLLMEHAPLILRPKFDLAMATWLLAVARNCTPDRYALNKRRMVRLAEYSRDRLDALRAETGIAYDERMRGTLQLFRKRYQLDGAAKDIAVLQSGGVPFEVLDVQGCIAAEPGLAHAREPFVGGLRLPHDETGDCHMFTQALAGMAQALGVDFRLGVKIEALAGQGGRITGVRTEHGVIVGDAYVVALGSYSPAMIRPLGLRLPVYPVKGFSITAPIVDEPRAPVSTLLDESYKVAITRLGNRIRVGGMAQISGFDLSLDPRRRRTLTHSLQGLFPDAGDVAGASFWTGLRPMTPDGTPVVGPTAFDNLYLNTGHGTLGWTMACGSAGVMADLIGGRAPDIEVADLALARYH